The following coding sequences are from one Macaca mulatta isolate MMU2019108-1 chromosome 7, T2T-MMU8v2.0, whole genome shotgun sequence window:
- the LOC106999458 gene encoding uncharacterized protein LOC106999458: MRRPLPPTATLACARASPRPLPRCTRGERSSSIHRLAEPRATAGRHSSSRAAAAHAGAGSHIGVGRPLPPEGRRLSGARADPGSREESRLLRMPCSLQRWERTGPYQLSRLP; the protein is encoded by the coding sequence ATGCGCCGGCCGCTGCCACCTACGGCGACCCTGGCATGTGCCAGGGCTTCTCCCCGCCCCCTTCCTCGCTGCACCCGTGGAGAGCGTAGCAGCAGCATCCACCGCCTAGCAGAGCCGCGGGCCACAGCGGGACGGCACAGTTCCAGCAGGGCAGCGGCTGCGCACGCGGGCGCCGGCTCGCACATAGGCGTAGGCCGCCCTCTACCGCCTGAAGGCCGGAGGCTGAGCGGGGCGCGAGCGGATCCCGGATCCCGGGAGGAGAGCCGCCTCCTGAGAATGCCGTGCTCCCTACAGCGCTGGGAACGGACCGGCCCGTACCAGCTCAGTCGGCTGCCCTAG